ATGTGTTATATTAAAACTCGTTTCATCCACTTGATGCCAGCTAGAATGCAGTCCTCGTATAATGCTGTCCCTTTTATGAGAGATTAAGACCAAATTACACCGGAGGAATATCTCGGAGTAGAACGGAATAGATTATTCTCCGAGTAGAATGCAtcagagaaatttcaataagaTTCAAGAAACTCAACCCTTTCATGGTGTAGATTGTGAAATCGAACCTTGAACCCAGTTTTTCTAACCGTGACTAaattaatccaggattagtagaaatttttaaaaccataAACCAtaagtttaaattttactACCGGGGCGTTTTAGAGggcaaaatttaaaactcGATCTCGTGTAATCCCTCGTTAACGTCAATCGTCTGTGGAAGAACTGGGCCCCAGATCACAGAGCAGTTTTAAGATGAGTGTCAAAAATAATTACGTGCAGGTCATTGCTTCGCTTTGTGATCGATTTAAAAATCtcacgccagtttttcaaccaatgacaagcagaaacaaaaccaattgcaccttttgcgcgtgatttttcccttCATCTTTTAtcaagtcacaggtcattgctatgaattctgattggttgatcgcGCTGTTTACTCTTAGTTGAGATTGGTGTTAGTAATTACTTGGCTATTGGTATATGTACATTGTAATCGAGTTAAGTAATCACAACTGCGACAGCCTAATCCCCATCCCCAGACTTTGAAACCAATCCTCGTCTTCAACTATCCTTGTTGCCCTGTTTCATTTCAGCTTCAACAAGGATTAGTTACGCACCTTCTCAGGTGGTTCAAACGGAAGTATCCAGAGGTGAAGGGCgggttaaattcaaatccCAAGCAGAGATAATTGCAGATGATCGGAAGCGAGATGCGCGCAATGCCGAAAGGCGAAAGATCATAAAGAGAGAGACAGAACCACGAAGAAAATCCTTTGTTGACAGTTTGGTGCTGGCCAGAGGAATTATCGGCGGCTACTCGTCGAACAAGCCCTACGAGAAAAAAGCTAAGGAGAGAAGAAATGTCATCAAAAGAACCTGCGAGGTTGCGCAATCAAGAACAGGTCATGAAAAGCGTAAGATGTCGTTCTCGGAAGAGCTGCAGCTCGCAAAGGACGTGGTCACGCCAAGATGGGACTACAGACAAAGCATGGTAAGATCACTTGAGAAATGTCGAAACCTCAGAGATCAGTTTGCAGACAGGCGATGTCCTTCCCTTCAAGAGCAGATTGGAGCGGCAAAAGAAGTGATCGTGGAAAGCGAAAGGAGGAAGCGCTCCATCCCTGAAGAACTGCTGTGGGAGGTATCATGTTACCACATTCATTATCACAAATATAATCATTGTTTCCAATATCATCAGTAGGgagtttaaaaataattcaatttatttaatttgttaattgataaattaactgtttaattatttaatttaattaatgattaattactaacaaaattaataaagagaGAAATTAGAAGACTATGGGGGATTAGGGATCTGGAGGTAGTACCGGTATCCGTTGGGGCACTCGGAGTAGTAAGCAAAAGGTTGGatgcatggcttgagaagctagGTGTTACCATCAGAATGAGGCTGTTGCAGAAAATTGCCGTGTTGGGCACAGCtaggattctaaggaagctgttggaaagctgaaggagaagaaatgacacaaaggacctttggacgttggctatggctcgctcctttcgtgtaatgtcggcataacatTCGCCAGAGCTAAAGCGGTacatttatataataataataatactaataataataataataataataataataataataataatagtaataatacaAACAGCGTTTATTTAAACGCGATTAAAAAATTCACTGAGTAACGCTGATTTGGTCGTATACATAGCCACAAAACTAACAACTTCGTAGCTAGTCACAATATTAACATAAAATCCTACATATTTACAAATAACAAGTTCTACACAATACCACTTTATAATCTATGTCGCCTAAAAATACACTTGAGTGACTTTTAAACAGTGTCAATGTCATGAATAATTTCAATAGAGTCAACGTCATGTAATAATTTCGCTGATGTGCAGTACCGTAGTCTCATGTTGACAAAATTAACGGCTGTGGTCCCTCAAAGGTGTACGTTGTGCAATCGCAACCTTCCAGACTTGGTCCTTACCGCACTTTTTGTCCTAATCGTTGTAAACTTAATAATTATGCGGGTCGTACCACTTTTTCAATGTGGCCTTATCCACTTTGTCTGTCGGGTAAACGGCCGTTCATGTCCTTGCGTGTAACGAAGACGTTCGCCTTCTAAAACGATCGCGTTTATTGTTAACGTGACTCTATTTTATTACCTCCAGATGCTTGCTGCAAACCGTGCTCCCGCTGGAATTTGTAGTTATTACTCTGTTGCTCTCGAGGAAATGCAAAGGGAGCATCAAGAATACCTCGCAAGCATCGGAGCTGACGTTCATGAGGTTGCAAGGTAAGTTTTAATTTGCCAGGACGTCATAATTAAGTGCAACATGATTCAACCTAGCCTCCTTGCCGTTTTTTGTGTCGGTCCGATTCTCTGTCCCCACACACAAAAAACGACTGCAAGGAGGCTAGATTCAAGctgaaaatgcagaaaattcAATTTGTAAGGAAAAATCGTGAATACCTGCTTAACAGGGACGTAGCTTCCTTGACGCAAATACGCACGCACGTAGCTGagaaattgtaagattttttaaagattttctgCGTACACTTTCAAGTATTCCGTTTTGAGTCCACGGCCTGATAAATGCGGCAAAAGTGAACGAGAGGACTACGCTACACCTCAGTTTCTCTTCGTGTAAACTCCCTGTGTTGTGTTTTAGCTTGCCTTAAACTCTACAGATGggtaaaataaacaactgaCGGCTGCATTTTCCtttggatttatttattgaaatgGTTGGAGATGGCATTTCCACGACCctacatttaaaaattttctggTTGGTGGGCTCGCCCCGGCACTCCCCTAATTTGGAGCGTCTTCGGCGCTTGATTCGGCTTAAGTGCACGTACACCTTCAAAATCCCCCGCTATGCCCTTGCTTACCTTCCACGCACGCAGGGATAAGAGCTATCTTCACCAAGCAAGTACCGTTGAGGCATTTAGCTGCTCCGCGCTGAATGTGGATGCAGGGCAGATAGTTTCAGCATGGCCGTACCCttgtttaaggacggtgcctactaattaaagatgtttttccctggtgtgtgattatgcagaaaatgtagatcttaacaagtcctattgaaatccaaaaagaaaattggggctaaccacgcatttttcaaagataattcatgaataatatctgtaaaaagctttaaaatacaaagcaatgtatggtgttctttctcaaattaaagcttaattatctctcaaaaatgcatggctaccccaattttcgtttttggataccaagagtacttactaagatctactttctccggatagttttaaaccgcgcaaaaatatccctgtattaataagcactggcgataggaaatctgagtatctggagatgcgcagaacgtgtgcgcaataacaatagtaggcaccgtccttaatttcttcttttttatccGCTGCAGTGGCATGTCTGAACTTTTACGTGGTGAAGTAGATGCCACTAAGGCCAGCAGCGGTGAGAGTCAGAGGATGATTGAGAACGAGGTAAGAATGTAGAAAATAAAGAGTCTTTGCTTTCGTATCCATATTCACTACTCAATTCACAATGCAGGGTTCGGTGGGCAGCTCGAACTGAGGGCCTAATTGTTTAACGCCGTCGAAATAACTCACGGAACCACCctgcctttgaaaaaatgaataccACTCAAGCAAAAAGGATTGGTAGTCGCCTGATACGAAAGCCCAAAAGCTTATTAGGAACATGGAAAAGCGTTCCATACCATTTGCAGGGGCATCAATCGCTGGCGGCTGGATGTGAGCGCAAGAAATCACCGAGATCATTGGCCACCTTAACTTAAAGTGCTACTCacccaaaaattttttttcacataaataaactttcgcTACTACCCTGATTACTTTGGCGAAAACGTTTTTTGGCCGTAGATTTTTCATTTGGATGTTGTACCTTTTTAAAGTAAGGAAGTCGGGCACTTTTTTGGCCCAGGGACGACAATACAGGAGAATGGGTCTGGTTTACTTTGTGACATCATTATAGTGTTTCATTCACGCGCGAAACAAGCAGAAACAGAGTGAGATAATTTTTACGGACTTGCTGATTCGCTTATAGTTTTTGGATGTAACAACAAAAGTGACTCAGAAAATGGCAGAGCTTTGCACAGAATAGCCTTTTAAATCATCACCCGGATTGAGTGGGAAGACGGAAAAAAGTGGATAGATTTTGGAATCTTTCACTGTTTATGCTTGTTTCGTGAGCGAATGAAATCCtgagatgacgtcacaaagtaaACTAGACCCATTCTCCTATGTTGTCGTCCCTGGGCGAAAAAAGTGTCCAACTTCCTTGCTTTGAAAGGGTACAACATCTGAACGAAAAATCTAGGGCCAAAAATTTTTCTCTCGAATAGCCTCCATTTCACTGTGCGCTCATGCAATCGAGGCTAACACGATTGCCTCAATTCCATGCTCGTTCCAATCGAAAAGTCTGGTCAGTCGTTTCCAGTTTCGATTGAATTCTCATAACAGTAATCCTTATTTgtatttgcattttctttccatAGATTCTCTGGCTCTGAAGCTCTCAAACttggaaaaatattattgaatttCTGCACTTGATACATAATCACGATTTTATCACTggattttaacttttttactTTGGCTAACTAATTCTACTGTGACAGCTTCTTCTATAttcgtgatttttttttcggaggACAACATTGCTTCTACAAAATTCTGGTTATTAATTgattaccaaaaaaaatatttaaatttgacacaaaaaACGTGGGAAAATGCAAagaagttaaaaaataaaacaaaaaatactcaaaaaaatcacaaaataaaaaatatatatatgaaataaaaaagatttaTTCTCTGATTTCGTGAAGGACGAAATCCGAGAGTTCACGAATGTGACAGacaaactttcttttaatACTTCCAAGATTTTCCTGTTATCAGGGATTCCTATGACATTTTTTATGTATATTTGAaagtttacaaatttttctcaaagAAAATCTGTAAAATCCGGTATTTATCTTGCTATCAGTGAGTCAGCAAGTTTTGTGGATGTAttttaaaagtgttttgtattttattgacagctttgaatttaaaaatgccCCAGAAAAACTTCAACACCTTAAAAAGATTAACTCTAACCACTAATTACTAATTTCTAACTACTAACCATTTAATATTAACCCTGGCCTTTACTTTTTAAGGTGTTTGTTGTCGATTTGGGCTTTTTGAGATTCTAGTTTTCaataatacaaaataaaatcttTGACTTTAATTTTAACAGTGACACCTATTTGAAAAccagtttcaaaagaaaataaaactaaatttttgcttttaagttTTATTGTTCTCTTTAGTTCAGGTATTTTTTAATGGTCCAAAACAATCTAATTGCTTTCGAAAATTTGAGCTCATATTACAGCTCATCTGATTTCCTTTATTGTTGTATCTGATTGCTGGTACCCAGTCTTCTCAGGACTGAGGGCTCGACTGTATTTTGGTACTACCTCTCCTCTGTTATTCCCCATCCACCCCATCCATCCATGATTTACTTtgtttcaagttcaagtttgtttaattaatCACTTGATGACTCTGGCTTGGGTGAGGTAACATCTGAAAAGATTTCTCCTGAGTTCCAGGTACTTGATGTTCACTGTTAAGTGCATTCCCATTTCTTCCTTCGCGAACTCCTTCCCAGGACATTTCGTTCAGTTACGATTGAGCGTGAAGCAAGCGCAAATTTCCTGGGAAGGAGtttattttttcgtttctgTGTTTATCTACAGTCGCTATTGATAAGTATATTTGCATTTCTACATATTCATGTCTAAGTTTGCATTCTTTAAAATAACTCGTTTCCTATTTTTCTCCAAGACGTAGATGCTTGTTCATTAAACTATTTAATGTAGACTTTCATTATCGCTATCAAAGAAAACACTAAGCCAAAACCTCCCGACAGAACCCCCGCACAGACAATCAGCAAATTGATGACGTAACGCCTTGTGCTGATGTGCTCCAGATGAAGAATGACGTCAAACAGGCATGGGAACACTAACGTAAGCATGACGCCCGACACACTGCCAATCACTGCCATTAGCAACGAAAACTGCGGCAACAAGACTGCGATGATAACAGTGAATACGACAAACGTCGACCTGAGTGAGTAGATCAGGATACGCTCCTTGATGGTCAGCGGATGCTTTTCGTCGGGGAAGCATGAGGGTACACACGTGATCTGAGCCTTGTGTACGATCGTGATCAGAGTAAACAGCGGCAATGCGTAGGAGAACATGCCATTCAATCCCAAGAGGCAATTGGCGGTGTTTTGTAACGCTCCAGCTGGAAGATTCTCGGAGATTTCTTGTTGAGTTTGGTCCTTGAATGTTAACACGGCTATGAAGCCATACACCAGCTTGATCAACGCCGAACCGAGAAATGAATAATTCATGACGCTATTGAACTCCTCTGGCTTATCCATGGTTTCTTCAATTCCtggtaaataataaatttgttacttttttaCTCCGACTAATTGCACTTCTATcataaatagaaaaccaatAACGGTAATATACATTGTTTGATTTCTGTTTCTGATAAGACTGTGATGGCCGAAGTAAAAGTGTTTAACCGCACTTCATTTCGTCACCAGCCGCGAAATTTTACTCCAAAAGAAAACGACTCGAAACGATTGACACTTAGCAGGATTCCCTAAGTGGATGTGTTCTGCTCCAATACTAAGCCCAAACGATGTAACAGAAAGAGCTATCTTTAGAGTGGTTCTAATTCGCATGATTACGTCTTACCGATGCTTGTGAAAGTAACAAATTATGCAAGGCTTCTGATTGGGCTTTGAGTATCTTATTACATTTCTGCGCATGCGCTCCTGTCTTCTTGAGGCCGTCAATTAGTGAAAGGCGTTTACCTGGTAAGTAAGGATGACAAACAAAGCTAAACAGAATGATTCCCCAGGCGACAGGAAAGCCTTGTAAGGTGGTCACGCCAAGCTTGAAATCCCACGTGTAACGCTTCGTCACGCCATATCCAATCACCGAGGCGAACACCATCACCAGTGCGACCACACTAAACATACTAAGCCAGGAGATGCGCTTAAGCTGATTTAAGAAGACACAAGGGAGGAGTAGGCCTCCTGCAATTACAGTCCACATCGAATACGAAAGGGAGTGGTGCTGAAACAGGTCATTGAAGAAGTCAGCGACAAGGAGTAGATACAGCACGCATGCGCAAGAGAGTTGCATCACTTGAGCGGCGTAAACTACAGCGGAGCCGTATTTCTTCCAACATGTCTGGCCTGGTTGAGAAAGGGGAACGTGAAAATAGAAGAGAGAGTCACATTTGAGGATTGGAGCTTAATGAGGTATTTGACAGTctaaataatgataaaaattaactaACAAAGTTTATTGTAATCATCGACACGTTGCAAGATATAAAATAGCGTTTTTTGTcgtgaaaattgaaaaaagtaatCCAAATCTTGTAGAGAGAATAGTTTCTCTTGATCTAAAAACTAAGAGGTGTGATGTTTTTTTGGCGAAAATCTCGATTTCTGCTTTAGAAACCGCAGCGAACGTTATTTAGTAATCGAGCCCCTTTGTCAGTCGCAATTAAGAACGTAAACAACCAGGCACGAACTACGCACAGGAGCACGTGGGACacaccttaaaaaaaaacttatggGGGTGTGGCTAGGAATTAAGCGAATGAATGAACATATCTGCCGGCTGTAAAATGGCAATCGAGCATCCGTGTTGACCCCAAAACTAAGAATTTAAACCCTACTTCAAGGACGGAGAATAAAACTTATGCGAGTGAGGGTAGTGTTAGGAAAACACCAGAAACGAAAACAAggcaaagcaaagaaacaaacaaaaaaaggaaaaaagaagatgATGCGTTCAACGACGACTAAAGCGGCAAGGTTTTTTTCAGATgccaaaataaaaatcatgGCTAAACGCTAACAAATTGCCAGAAAAATAGTTTTCTAAATAGTTTAAAATACCGCATCATGTGCTCTTTCGTAGTTCGTACGCTTGACACACTGCTTGGACAACTTACCAATGGAAGCGTAGCTGTTTCTAAGCCGAACTCCACGCTCCTGTTGGTCATCGAATGGTTTTTCATAAAGACACTCGATGATCAGCTTTCCAGTGTAGTTAGTGATCACAGAAATGACGACAATTGCCACTAAGGACATATAACCACCTTGCATAACAGCAAAAGGAACGCCAAGTGTTCCTGTACCTGCATCCAGAAAACAGCATGTGATGTAAGTTTTTCTTACAGCAAAGGAATGACAGCGAATTAAGTTGcatgcttttgaattttgaaatgctttgaaatgacAGACAAATTGATTCGACCCTTTTTGGAATATTGGATGAATGTTGTGATATATTTCATTGTTGCAGTTGTACCCTGATAGTTAAATTACTGTCATAATCATGCTTTCCACGCTTTTGAAATCATCTGTATTGTTACAGTCATGTAAAGCTCACTGTTGTTGTCGGTCGAAATATATTACCTCTCTTAAACTCTCAGATTAATTTAACAAACTGGAAATTTATCCAAATCAAATAACAGAGAAATGAAGTCAAACGTTAGTTTTTGGTGcaggaaaaaaactgcaataacCGGGAACGACCTCCGATGGTGAAGATTATGGAACCAGCAAACATCAAACGTTTTTCTGCTACGCTTTTCACGATTTTAAGTCAATCTTGTAACAAGATATGTCAAAATGTGTTGCTTTTGACTTTATTCGTCGTACAAGAAACTTGGAAACGCTCaccattgtttcaattttgaacgCAGCTCTTTCTTGGCTATCCTTCGGCACACGTAAGTTCAAACAGTTTGTATATTATGCCAGGAGCCCACAAGAAGGAGCCTCCATACGTGCAGATAGGGATTTCCAGCACAGGAAAAGATGAGGTTACATATAGTTTTAGACTTCGCGTCAAAAATTGGTTGCCATGCTCGTTTTTGGCTTAATGTTGCTGGTTTAGCGCGTCCAttcaatttttcctttttatttttttcactattttcGTTTGAGCGTTTAATGGATTACTTAAAAAGCGTGACTGTGTCCACACCAACGCAATAGTAGCTActttagccaatcacaactgTCGCAGACTTTTATATAGCCGTTCACCTCGCAAAGCAAATACGCGCAGCCAGCACTGGTCGCCGGAAATCATTGCACATGAGCCAATCAGGATTGATACCTTTTTTCGCCATAAAGATGGATTTTGTTGAGATTTTAACCTATGCGAATCATCCCAAAATATTGTAAAAGTAATGCAGATTAAATTAATGAAGTTTCGTTCGAGGTGATGTTAAACGCGGCAGAAGTACTTTGAAAATAAGCCTGTGCTAAATATCGTATCTTTCCTCTCCTGTAGAATGTTACTTAAAGGGAAAAGGTTGAAGGGTCAAAATAtcagcttttatttttcaaaaagttgcagtagttttttttatcctttgtCAACCCATTTCAGTTTGATAAAACCCTATCTTTCGACTTCCACTTCCTCAACGATGCAGTGTCACAGTTATGTTTAAATCAAAATCCAATTCATTCTAGTTTATTCCTCCATCtaacaaaaatgaatgacAAATCTGTTTGATTACCTTGTTCATTCTTATTGTTCAGCGATAAAAGCTAAACTAATTCAACTATATTCCTGGACTAACTAAAAATCCaacaagttttattttcaatcatTTGTCTTTTACAAATGAATATTTGGAGAGGTCATTacaattctttcttttttttaatagcttATGTGGAGCGGAATTTGTCgcaaatctgaaaagaaaggaacaagATTCGAGATTAAGCTTGCAGCGCTTCGATTAGCTCTTGTATTTCATAGTAAAACTCGTAACTTTAACATCCATcccttttaaaatatattatttcaGCACGTTCTTTTGTGGCCAACAAGTCAAAAATGTTCTGACCTCATCAATTATATATATTGTTGATGTTTTGGTTACTTCGGCATTGTGCGaacaaaaatgactttttttaaacagttcACATGGAATTAACAATTTCACAcaaataatgtaaaatttgaATTCTCCTTCCAGCTgtcatttaaattttatcGATATCTATTCGATCCTGCTGGCTTTAACAATTGAAgtatatttcatttaaaactaAACATGAGCTGGTAGAAAAAAACTGTTTATTATTCACTTTCTGTGAGGTTTTCACTGAATACCTTTTTACAAAGGAATACATGGACCATATTTGGCGTCGGAATGGTAAACTCCACATTGATTATTTATGGACTTTTCTCTTTTAACAAAACATTCTGTGATTTCGAGTAAGATATAATTGAGTTTGTTATGTGGAGGTTTTCTAGAACTGAAAAACTACATTTTTAAAACTAGGAACAAAATAGGTACACCGTATTAATCCAATTTCAGTAGTTAAATTTCCCTTATTTCTTCAGTGAATCTTTGTAATGAGGTTTTAACTAAAAAAGCAGAGACCTCCCGCATCGATTTAAAGTAAAAATGGAGACAGAGCATTTTCCAAAACTCAATAATCTCTTATCAAACGTTTAGACATTTTCCcacgaaaataaacatttgcaagAATTAATTGGATTTGAATGTTGCAGTCAAAGACGAAAAGTGCACAAAAAAGTTCATATTTGGTCAAAAACGATGGAGGCCGAAATGTAGTTGTCAAGTCCACTTTGCTTAGAACTTTTAACTTATATTTCCTACCattgctttgatttttttgttactcATAACTTATCTTTATGAAGAAACAATTGTTTAACATACTCCGACATATAAGTTTGAACAAAATATCACAacctttgaaaactttttaTCAATGAAGTTTCTTTATTGTGTTCAGACGCCGTCCCTCCATTAAAAGAGAGaacagttgaaaaaaagccATGTTTAATTCTATTACATGAACGCAACTTCAGTATGtgtattattttcaatttagtgCTATAAAAACTCATCCATACTCATCCTTCAATTTGCTTATAATACCAGACTGGAAAGATTTTTTTCTACCAAATTTTCTAAATAAAACGTTTAAAGTCGTTACGATGGATCGAGGAATACTAGATATGTTTTTCATGGAATCTCACCTTGAATTAGATTTAAAATGTTCCAGGCAGCTTGCAGTACTGAAGTTTTTTCTGACTTTTTTTCGCTCTCTTGACTGTCTTTCACTGGAACTCCATCACTCTCTCTTTGCATATCTTCACTAGGGTAAACGATGCCTTCATCGTCACTGTCATATTGATTTTTAACGTGAAGGTATTCAGTGCTTTCTCGTCGCGAAAATTTCCTCTTTTCAGCCAAATAGGAATACGTGTTTCGTATGAAATTCTTGATTGATTGTGCCATGGTGTTTCTTGGGAAGCTTGCCTGAGATCTTTTTCAGACCCCAGTTGAAAGGCACCAGTGTCCGATatcattcatttattcttCACTCGCTCATAAAATCGCCTTAACACGCATGCACACAACTCTAACACTTATTTAATGAGATTCGTCTGAGAGGCGTGTAGTAGAGTCATGTATTATGCATGGTGTCGCTTCCCACTAACGCTTTCGATCATCATTGTTGGACAAACCTGCTTTGGATGTTCatgaaagaataattatttgtcttATTTGACATTCCAGTTAGTTCTACAAATGGAAGCAAAAATACTTTGTTGTTCAGTTTTTATGTTgttattgaaataatttcGCTCCCAGTGGGAGATGATGGGCTCCTTGTTGCCAGATTCTCTTCTCCCTTTTTGGAGGTTGGAAGCAAAAGTGCCTTTCCTTACTTGGACTTCAGCGATTATAACTGTTTGATATTCAG
This portion of the Acropora palmata chromosome 13, jaAcrPala1.3, whole genome shotgun sequence genome encodes:
- the LOC141863257 gene encoding vesicular inhibitory amino acid transporter-like; amino-acid sequence: MAQSIKNFIRNTYSYLAEKRKFSRRESTEYLHVKNQYDSDDEGIVYPSEDMQRESDGVPVKDSQESEKKSEKTSVLQAAWNILNLIQGTGTLGVPFAVMQGGYMSLVAIVVISVITNYTGKLIIECLYEKPFDDQQERGVRLRNSYASIGQTCWKKYGSAVVYAAQVMQLSCACVLYLLLVADFFNDLFQHHSLSYSMWTVIAGGLLLPCVFLNQLKRISWLSMFSVVALVMVFASVIGYGVTKRYTWDFKLGVTTLQGFPVAWGIILFSFVCHPYLPGIEETMDKPEEFNSVMNYSFLGSALIKLVYGFIAVLTFKDQTQQEISENLPAGALQNTANCLLGLNGMFSYALPLFTLITIVHKAQITCVPSCFPDEKHPLTIKERILIYSLRSTFVVFTVIIAVLLPQFSLLMAVIGSVSGVMLTLVFPCLFDVILHLEHISTRRYVINLLIVCAGVLSGGFGLVFSLIAIMKVYIK